One part of the Pecten maximus chromosome 1, xPecMax1.1, whole genome shotgun sequence genome encodes these proteins:
- the LOC117323672 gene encoding protein enhancer of sevenless 2B-like gives MEARAKHDFKATAEDELSFSRNVTLKITDTKKDANWFKAEICGKEGFIPNNYIEWKSAPWYLGDVKRLQAEQMLIQKDGTGAYIHPDGAFLVRNSESQQGEFSLSVKTGGDTVQHFKILRDGQGNYFLWVQKFSSINALVEHHREKSISRSQNMVLKDMIPTDRDFQLKDEVQLRALYDFEGQNDDEISFKKGDIIIKTGENCSNWWRGILSGSPCNKDGLFPAAYVYVMDTL, from the exons atggaggCGAGAGCCAAGCACGACTTCAAAGCTACGGCTGAAGATGAATTAAGCTTTTCAAGAAACGTAACACTCAAG ATTACAGATACCAAAAAGGATGCCAACTGGTTCAAGGCAGAAATCTGTGGAAAAGAAGGGTTTATCCCAAACAACTACATTGAATGGAAATCAGCACC ATGGTACTTGGGAGATGTGAAAAGACTTCAGGCTGAACAAATGTTGATACAGAAAGATGGGACTGGAGCATACATACACCCTGATGGAGCTTTCCTTGTCAGAAATAGTGAAAGTCAACAAGGAGAGTTTTCTTTATCAGTGAA AACAGGAGGAGATACTGTAcagcattttaaaatattacgAGATGGACAAGGTAACTACTTTCTATGGGTACAGAAATTTTCATCTATCAACGCGCTTGTGGAACATCATAGAGAAAAGTCCATCAGTCGCTCTCAGAATATGGTTTTAAAGGATATGATTCCAACAGATCGAGAT TTTCAGCTAAAGGATGAAGTCCAG CTTCGAGCCCTTTATGACTTTGAAGGACAAAATGATGACGAAATTTCATTCAAAAAAGGTGATATTATCATCAAGACAGGAGAAAATTGTTCAAACTGGTGGCGTGGTATACTGAGCGGGTCACCTTGTAACAAGGATGGACTATTTCCTGCAGCTTATGTATATGTAATGGACACATTATAG